The genomic region TTCTATTTTGCTTCACTGAGGTATTGGACGCACGACATTATTTTCGGATTCCATATGACAACTGCGCCTCTGAAAAATAGTTTCCTCGTGTTTGGTGTGTGCAGGGCCTTGCCAGGAGTGTAATAATACTGAGTCATAATTCTCCCAGCACTGCCCTACCCTCAAAGAAATTACAGATTGGGCACCAAAAGAATAGTTTTTATTCGTTCAGCTTataatttatgttttgttaAACTATCGTGTCTGTCGCATGATAGTTTAAAAATACGTTTCAAAGCCTTCGCCACAGACCCAGTGATATATTTCTTTTAGAGAAACGCCTACGTCTATTTTATAGAGGTGTAATTATTAGTTGATGTATTAGGGTTGACAATAAGTGTTTCTGTCCCACTATTTTTTTCAAAGCCCAAGCTATgtcatttaaattttgttttgtcatattaATATTCTAaaccccaaagatattcaatttactattATAAAAAAGACAAGTAAACAACTATTAAAATTGTTggcagtttattttctgtcaatccaCTTATTTACCCATATTCTATAATGTGAGATTTCCACGTCTTTCTAATGTAAAGCAGGTCTAGGTGatatataaatactgtgaaCGTTTCAAAACACCCATTGAACGCAGAAATGCATGTGGAAATGCACACAGCCCACATTCAGAAACTGGGCCTTAAAATGAGTGGTCAGGACTTCTGTAAGGTTGTAATGTTAGCACTATATAGTCACCACCCTCACCCATGCCCCCAGCATGGTCCATCTGCATCCACTGTGTTGTTTATGAACAACAGAAAAGCAAGCAGTCATTCCATTGCTGTGTACAGTGAGTTACTAATGAACACATAAGTACAATAACAAACCCGACCCAGAGGCAATACACTTTTGACTGTGTTGCAGTCTCATTTCTGCATGGGCAGCTTAAATGAGACTGACATGGGCAATTCTATGCTCGAGTCTGGACACAAACTAAGGTATGGTGTCTGCTGACTCAGGTGTAGTATGTTGTAAGGTGTGATGTGTGGATATCCACTAAGCATCGAATGTAGTGAGAATCAGTCAGTCCATCAGTCCTTTTCTCTAAATATCATTCCCACACGATTATGGATAAAGTAAATGAGTCAGAGAACAGTTAAATGGAACCTGCCCCCATAGCCAACGTTAAAAAAATATTGCGCGTTACTGGGCCAAGTTGGGAATTCATGCCCGTAAAAATCTTTTGTATGATACCAGataatacaaataaacttgattCCCCTCAAAGGTGAAACACAGATGTCCTAAGACAGGGAAGGTTAGGAGCATCTATCCACTGAGATGGATACACTCCAACTGTTGTTTTGCAATATAAGAATTGAGAATATGCAGGTTTATGGTTGCACAAATGCCTTCTAATTTCTTGGGAACTAGCAGACCAGGAGTGGTAAAGCCCACTCCTATGTGTACATGCCAATACCAACTCATCAATTCAGGTATCTGTCCATCTTGCGTATTGTCTATCAGACTAATATCAGATTGCTCCATCCCCCGTTGGGAGACAGACATTTGAGTACATATTCTCTTTTCAATGCCCCATCTAGGATTTGGACCAGGAGTTTGGTATTTGTATTATATTAGTAGTATTATAGTAGTATATGCTGCTGGCATATTTGGGTTCATTGACATTAGCACACGCAGTTCAGCTTGCATGTGCCAAGACAAAGATAGGCTCTAGACAGTCTCAATTCGCATAACAACTTTATGCAACCCCACTTTTGACTTAGACTGTATTACTGTTAAGTGATGCCAAGTTATGGTTAAATTCTCAGGAATAATGATGCCGTGTTTCTCAGGTAATTGGGTACAGCTCTTGTGACGCAAAGCGATTTGGGCTCCAATCTGCCTATTGATGCATCAAGGTTGGTGTTTTAAAAGCACCTGACATAACAACAAACCCTCTGGTGCCGACTATTAATAAGCTGACAAGTCAACTATTAATTTAACAGTCAGACGCGCAGATGCTGGTAAGttccacagaaaacatttttggacGGAAGTTAAAACCATAGAATTGCACAAGAGAATCCATTCTGTCAAGAAAATCAAGTCTGAATGCCAAAGATTGAACTTACTTCTTGTTTGCAtggttatgtttgtgtgtttgttcctgtttaACTTGTTAATCTTTTAAACAGGTGGATGACTACCATGGAACTAAGATCTGTGATCCCTATGCATGGCTGGAGGACCCTGATGGTGCAGAAACGATGGTATGCAATGATGTCTTACAGAAAACTGAAGCTGTGTCTTCACTAAAATGCTCTGAATTTGATCCCTCCTCACTTTCCCTTTGTATCTCAGGCCTTTGTTGAGGAGCAGAACAAACTGACCATGCCGTACCTGGAGCAGTGTGCTGTTCGGGCTCAGTTCCACAAGCGCCTCACTGAGCTCTATGACTATCCTAAATACAGCTGTCCTtacaaaagagggaagaggtACTAGTCAAGATTTTAAGGACTGGCACTGCACAGACTTAAAAACAACTATACTTATCAGAGGGACTAACTACAACTGCAGGTTTCACAAAAAAATAGCTTGGAGTGacttcatttcctgttttattttcaggtaTTTTTACTACCACAACAAAGGGCTACAGAACCAAGATGTGCTGTATGTGCAGGACACTCTGGATGGACCAGCCACAGTCTTCTTGGACCCAAATGAACTCTCTGAAGATGGCACTGTGGCACTAAAGAGTGAGCCAAACTACAGAGCACTTCTTATTGTGTgcgcacacatatacacagatgaacagaaaaagaTTTACAGTGCAGACtacttctttctttcatttgtctcCTGCAGTGGGCCGTCTGTCGGAAGAATGTGAATATTTCGCATATGGTTTGAGTAACAGTGGCTCTGACTGGGTAACAGTGCGTTTCATGAAGGCTGATGACCTCACCCCACTGCCTGATGTACTCGAGAGGGTTAAATTCAGCTGTCTGGCCTGGACTCATGATGCAAAGGGTGTCTTTTACAACTGCTACCCACGCCAGGAGGGCAAAACAGATGGTTAGGAAGTGACCCCATGCACACAAGCACCAATATAACAATTCACCATACAAAACTATTACAAATGTATTCAAGACTCAacccctctgtgtttctctacAGGCACAGAAACTACTAGCAACATTAATCAAAAGCTCTACTACCATGTCATCGGCACTGAACAGTCACAAGACATTCTGGTTGCAGAGTTCCCTGACCATCCAAAGTGGCACAGCGCAGTAACTGTAAGTCTGAAGTAATCTCAAAATTACTCAGTATAATTAAGATCATTTAAAGCTTCAGTAGAACTTAACCCCAAATTCTACAGCAGAAACGCATATCAACAGACACTCATCTTAGCACCATTGTCATAAATCTCCTCTGCATTTCAAAAGAATTGGTGACCTGGCTGGTTTGTTGGGATGAATGTGCCATACCCATCAATAAGATCTGTGAGCAGTTAAGCAAAGACTACACTGACGTAATTACATGCCTTTCTCTTGGTCTTTCTTTCCTTACTCTTTTCAGATATCAGATCGATGGTAGATATGCTGTTTTGTCCATCACTGAAGGCTGTAAGCCAGTCAACCAGCTGTGGTACTGTGACCTTCAGCAGCTCCCCAATGGCATCACAGGTCTGTCTTTTTGAGTCACCTCATGTGTTCTGTGATCTAAGCACAGCATAAACAGAATTAGAGACagttctcacattttttgagtaGTAGGATCTCATGTACAGAATGGAACTTTAGGTCTGTTTTGGCTTCTCAGTACTGCACCCATGTGAAATTGATGTcatgattttaaatgattttgtgtGCGAAACCTttttgactgaaatgattaattagTTATCAAACTAGTTggtcattatttttctgttgactgGCTAATGaattctctctgttttaatAGCAGTTATTAGTGGCACTTCAACACTAAATGACCTGTCTAGTTTGGATCTTGTCACTTTATGTATTGTTCTCCTTTTTTGTATCTACTTTCAATGAATCAAAAATTGATTTAGCGATTCAGTGAAAACCACCCCAACTTTTTTATGATGCAGATTTTCAAGCAGCAATAGATAGTATCTCTACAGCTccataacaaaaaaacaacaacaacagtgccGTATCAGCAGAAGAGGAGTTGATGCCGGTGCCAGTGACTCAACAGTTACTTCACCAGATGTGCAGATTTCAAAATTCACCCTGAGGTCTGTTGTCTGGTGTGAAAAATATCTCTCCCACAAACAGGAATTTTGAAACTTTCAGTGTAAGGGTTTTGTGAAAACACATCATTGGTTTTATAACACAGCACAATCCCAATGGTCAGAGTTAGAAATAAGAGTcaggtgatttatttttaacaaatgagtttttctgtcattttatttatcttctcCTCCAGGGCTGCTGCCATGGGTCAAACTTGTGGACAACTTCGAAGCCCAATACTCTTACATCACCAATGAGGGAACTGTATTCACTTTCCGCTCCAACTTTGATGCTCCTCGATACTGTATCATCAACATAGACATTcagaaaccagacagacagcactggaCTACCCTCATACCACAGCACAACAAGGATGTCCTGGGTGAGACTAAATGGAATTTTCAATAGAATATACAGTCAAAGATAAAGCCAGCCATGTGGTCCACGCACATAATATCAGTTCACTGCAAAAGAAAAGTAATGTGTCCAAGACTTAAAAGGGCACTTCCACTCTTGGTTTGTAAAACAGACTTTTGTTGGCATGGCAGCTGTGGGCTTGTGCTTGGAGTGTGAGAAAACTCCGCCAAGCTTTAGAAATGCGTAAAGGGCTTGTACGTAGAATTGTAGTTCCACAATTCAGCCCTTGAAATCTTGCAAAATGTTGTTTCACTGAATCTTTGACCACAGCAACTGGGAagttctgtgtctgtggttgaaAACCTTCGTCAGAGGGAACTCTGTTCAAAAAGTGAAATTTGGTCCATAAGCACTTTATCCTAACTTGCTTTTGATATGAGTCATTCAAATTATGGTAACTGTCCCTGGAGGTCAATGAAACACAAAGCTGTGAATATCCACACTTCTGCTGGGAGACCGCACTGATGTGTTCACATACGCACACAGCAGGACAAGtgtaaaggaaaataaacaaatattggAATGAAAAAAAGGACATGCTTAGCAACAAGCAGTAAATAAAAATTTTGATAGATGCTTtaaaacacactataatgtaggATTATGAAGTATATGTATATAGTAAGCAGAtataagtgtttattaatgtatttgtctCCATCTACAACTCCTGGGGGCACTCATTAGTGGAGGCtggtgtataaacagataataaaaTGGTTACATGGTTGTAATAGTATAAATTATGTCTTTATGGAAGGAATTATAATTGCTGACCAATGTTGCAATTTTAAAAGCACTATTTACAGAAATGCAGAGCCACATTGTAGAGTGTCAGCCATTTACTAAATGTTTATACAGTGCttttaaatgctaaatatgGGAACTTGAAGTAATGTGCTGCCAAATTATTATGGTATCGATTATACTGCTTTATTAGTTtacatttctaaaaatgaattatgtttttaaaatgtttttaaactaGTCATTGTATGCATTAAATTCACAGTGGGGAGCTGTTGATCTTGTTTGATTATATCACATTCCTGTAAATGGTGCATGAGTGAGTGGCACCATCTTGGTCCTTTTTGTAAACTGAGTGCTGTTTCTCCTCTAACTAATACTGTCTCAGACCCAGCTTTTATAATAGCCATGTAATAGACGCAGTATCAGTTCAGTAATATGTCCAACATCAGTTCTTTACAACAGAAGAACTACCAAGTGAGTCCTATTGGTTATAGAAGGGGACATCCAACTGTTGAATATGTCACTGATTCATCAGGTTACCCTTTATTGTCCTTGCCTTGACACTGACAACACAGCAAAGCAAATGTCATGTATGGAATTCTGGTTTCTATGTTaataaacacaataacaaagaGAGGGCAGCATCTGTAGCACCACTGCCGTCTACAGAGCAATAGCCCTGCATTTACACTAACAGCATGCTAgtctgccctctgctggttgttGATGAGGTCAGGTTATAGTGTTACAATTCAGTCTATGCCTGCATTAACtctgtgctgtactgtacattttacagTAACATCTATATTAACCTCATTAATTAGTAAGGTCATATGCAATCCATAGCATAGTTACATTTGGCTACATTTGGTTACCTTTGGATcatcagcagagaggaaactgaTACAGCATACAGAGGAAGACCGACAACATGACTACAGTCTTGCTTGGATACAGTGTTCTCAACAAAACCAGCCACATACTGTCATGTTCACTTTTTACCActtcctctttgtttcctctctaaAGGCTTTGTCTCCTGTGTGAACCAGCACCACCTGCTGGTCAACTATGTTCATGACGTGAAGGATATCCTGCAGGTGTATGAGTTGTCCACAGGCCGGCTGGTCAGGGACCTGCCGCTGGATGTTGGCACAGTGGCCGGTGTGAGCTGCAAGAAGAAACACTCAGACTTCTTCTACAAGTTCACCTCCTTTACTACGCCAGGTAATCCTGATTTAATACATAAATTTTAATTGTCTCATATTAGTAAAATTAATACTACTCAATGTGCGGTCTCaagatttcttgttttgtccatccaacagtccaaaagccaaatatattcagtttacagtcataaatgataaagaataGCAGgaaatcctcacatctgagaagccTGAGCCAGTGAATGTGCATTTAAACAGTTCCTGcttaattttcttcttctcgACTAATCATTCATTGTTTGAGaactaaaaacatttacatctaAAATCTGTTCCTGCAAGTGCTGCATTGCCACTGCAATGACAACTTCGACTacttctgttgttgttgcttaATAATACTGGGACCTGTGGATTATGTAATTCTAAATGTAATTAGTAATTTTTTCACAAAACGTGAACaatcagttattaaaatatACCTGTTTATTAAGTTAAACATACTGTAGCCTCTAACCTGTGGCCTTTCTTCTTTGAAACCCAGGTATCATTTACCACTGTGATCTAAGTGAGCCAAACCCAGAGCCCAAAGTATTCAGGGAGGT from Lates calcarifer isolate ASB-BC8 linkage group LG3, TLL_Latcal_v3, whole genome shotgun sequence harbors:
- the LOC108903140 gene encoding prolyl endopeptidase — protein: MAFKYPTARRDEDKVDDYHGTKICDPYAWLEDPDGAETMAFVEEQNKLTMPYLEQCAVRAQFHKRLTELYDYPKYSCPYKRGKRYFYYHNKGLQNQDVLYVQDTLDGPATVFLDPNELSEDGTVALKMGRLSEECEYFAYGLSNSGSDWVTVRFMKADDLTPLPDVLERVKFSCLAWTHDAKGVFYNCYPRQEGKTDGTETTSNINQKLYYHVIGTEQSQDILVAEFPDHPKWHSAVTVSLKYQIDGRYAVLSITEGCKPVNQLWYCDLQQLPNGITGLLPWVKLVDNFEAQYSYITNEGTVFTFRSNFDAPRYCIINIDIQKPDRQHWTTLIPQHNKDVLGFVSCVNQHHLLVNYVHDVKDILQVYELSTGRLVRDLPLDVGTVAGVSCKKKHSDFFYKFTSFTTPGIIYHCDLSEPNPEPKVFREVIVEGIKQEDYQTSQVFYPSKDGTKIPMFLVHAKGLKKDGTHPVFLYGYGGFEASIQPYYNVSYLLYVRHLGGILAVANIRGGGEYGLTWHKAGTLGNKQNCFDDFQCAAEYLIQEKYTTASHIAINGGSNGGLLVAACVNQRPDLFGCAVAEVGVMDMLKFHKFTIGHAWTTDYGCSDDPEQFKWLIKYSPLHNLPQPPYSGPPYPAVLLLTADHDDRVVPLHTLKYCAALQYGVGSSPVQRQPLMVRVDTRSGHGAGKPTAKAILEDTHIFSFIAETLGLSWKE